The Rudaeicoccus suwonensis sequence AACTTTTCACGGAACGAAACTCCCTGTGAATACTGCCTGTCGGCAGTCGGTGGATCACCAGGGCGGTATGACGCTGCCCGGTGTTGGCGATCTTGAACCTAGGCGCAGCCCCATAAACGTGGTGTGAACATCGCCACATTCGCGTTAAAAAAGCGTTAACGGGAGGTGGAGTCCATGTCGCCCGCCCACGGCTCGGCCGCGATGCGGTATCCAGCCCGCGGGTGCGTCAGGATCAGCGGCGGCTCGCCCTCGAGCTCCAGCTTCGCGCGCAACCGCCGGACATAGACGCGCACGTATTCGGTCTCGGTCGCGTAACCCGGACCCCACACCCGCCGCAGCAGTTGCGCATGGGTGAGCAGCTTGCCGCGATTGGCCAAAAGCTCTCGTAGCAATGCGAATTCGGTCGGCGTCAGGTGGACGTCCTGGCCCTGGCGGGTGACGTTCTTTCCGGTCAGATCGACCGCGAGGGCGCCGATGGTGATGACTTCCGACGCCGGTGACTGCGGCGCCATCACCCGTGAGCGCCGCAGCGTGGCGGTGATCCGGGCCAGCAATTCCTCGATCGAGAACGGCTTGGTCATGTAGTCGTCGGCGCCCATGTGCAAGGCGGCGACCTTGTCGCGCTCCCCACCGCGCGCGGAGACCACGATCACACCGACGTTGGACTGTTCGCGGATCTGCTGGCACAGCACGAGCCCGTCGGCTTCGGGCAGCATGAGGTCCAGCAAGACGATGTCGGGCTGCTCGTGCTCGATGGTCGACAGGACGTCGCGTCCGTCCACCGAGACCACGGTTTCGAACCCGCGGACGGCCAGATTCGACCGGATCATGTCGACGATGTTGGGGTCGTCCTCGACCAGCAGCACGCGCGTCGAGGAGGCCCTGTCGCTCATTGCGGAGGTGTCGGTCATCGCGGACTCACCTGCCGTGTTCGACTGCAGCAGCGGTGGATTCGATGGGGATGCGGATGCGCCACAGTGTTCCCTTGCCGCCCTGGTTCTCGAGTTCGATGGTGCCGCCGTGGGCGTCGACCATGCCTTTGGCGATGGACAGGCCAAGGCCCGCGCCCGCTGTCGAAGACCGGCGTTCGCGCCCCACCTGGAACGGATTACGCAGCACGTACTCCGGCGGCCCGCCACCACTGTCCGCGACGGTGAGTTCGACCATCGCCGACTCGACCGGGCGTGCCTCGACGGTGACGGATGTGCCCGGAGGAGTATGCCGCACCGAGTTGTCGATGAGGTTCACCAACACCTGTTCGAGCCGGTCGTGGTCGGCCCATACGGGCGGTATGTCGGGGTCGCATCTCACGGCGATCGGCCGGTCCGTCGTCTGCGGGACGCACGCGACGGCCGCTTCGAGGATGAGCTCGAGGTCACACCAGTCGGGGTTGAGCCGCAGCAGTTCCGCTTCGATCGCGGAGAAGTCGAGCAAGTCGTCGACCAGCCGGCCGAGCCGTGCCGACTCTCCGGCGATCCGGGTCAGGAAACGCGCTTCGGATTCGGCATCCCAGGTGACGTCGGTCTGCAGCAGGCTGGACGCATACCCGCGTATGGCGGTGAGTGGTGTCCGCAACTCGTGACTCAGGCGGGACAAGAAATCCCGCTGCAGCTCCTGACTGCGCCGCAGCGCGGCCGCTTCGTTCTGGGCTCGGATGGCGCCGGCCCGCTCCATCGCGCCGATCACGTAGTCGGCATACAGCACCACAAGGTCACGCTCGAGGGCGGTCGGCGGCTGGTCGTGCAGCATCAGCATCGTGATCACACCTGGCGCGTCGGGGTCGTGCCGGACGGGGATGCACCACACCTGTTGCACCGGCTGATCGGCGAGCGTGGCCGACCAGACACCGCTGTCGACCGAGGGCACGGGTTCGACCGAAAGGGCACCCGGAACGGCGATGCTGCGCACGAGCGGATTGTCCGTGGCATCGCTGTCCAGCATCTGCCAGGCGGCGTCGGTCAGGGCGTCGAGCCCGGTCGATGCCACCAGTCGCAGGACACCGGCGCGCTGGTCACTCTGGTGCACGGCCACCCCGCTCGTGGGAAACGCCCGTGACATCACCTCCAGGATCAGACGCAGGCCCTGGTCCGGGTCGGCGGTGGTGAGTTGGTCGGACAGGGTCTGCAGCCGGTCCAGCTGATGCCGGGCAGAGGTCGCCGGCTCCTGGCCGCGCATCAGCGCCACGATGTCGTCCGGGTGCGAATCGCTGGGGTCGACCTCGGCGCGGATGGTCCCCTGATGCATCACCACGATGCGATCCGCCAGGCGGAACATCTGATCGAGGTCGTGAGTCACGAGCAGGATCGACGTGCCCTGCCGGCGCAACCGATCCGCGAGTTCTTCCACCTGGTCGGCCCACCCGATCGCCAGATTCGCGGTGGGCTCGTCCAGCACCAGCACCTTGGGCGCGCCGCGCAATGCCCGTGCCACCGCGAGCAACTGTTTCTGGCCACGCGACAGTTCGCCCACCCGGCGGTTGGTGGGAGCGCCGAACGGGACACCCAACCGGTCCAGCAGTCGAGCCGCCTTGCGGTGTTGGGGGGCGTCCCGCAGAAATATCCCCGAGCGCTCGTCGCCGAGCAGGAGGTTGGCTGCCACGTCGAGGTTGTCGCAGAGCGCCAGGTCCTGCCACACCACCGAGACGCCCTGCCGGTCCACTGTTGCCGGTTCGGAGGCCACCGGCCGGCCGTCGATGGTCACGACGCCCATCTCCGGTGACAGGTCGCCGGTCAGGCAGCGCACCAGAGTCGACTTGCCCGTGCCGTTCTCACCGGCCAATGCGGTGATCTGGCCGGGCCACAGGTCGAGGTTGATGTCGCTGATGCCGCGCCTGGGCGCGTAGTGGAAGCTCACGTGCTGCGCGCGCAACAGCGGTCTGGGTTCGATGACCTGGGTCACATTCGTCAGTGTGCCGCATCGCCGGAGCGGCCCTTGCCGCAACCGGAGGTCCGGGTCGATTCGTCACCGGCGTCGGTCCACCGCTCGAGCCGTGCACCGGGCCGCGAGGCGGCTGACGTCGGCGCGGGTGTTGGATGACCGCATGCCGCTCTTCGGGAAGCGCCGTGCCGATGCAGGCCCCGCGATTGATCAGTTCTGGCAGTGGTGGCACGCGCAGGGCGCGCGCCAGGCGTCCGCCGCGGTGGGGGAGACCCCGGACCCCGCGCTCGTGACGGAACTGACCGAGCGGGTCGTCGCGATCCGGCCCGGGCTGGCCTGGGAACTCGCTCCTGGCAGCGCGTCGGCCCAGCTTCTCATTGTGACCGCGGACGGCGACCCCGACCTGCGTGCGACGGCTCGACGATGGTTGCGGGCAGCGCCGGAAGCCGACGTCGTGTGGTCGTATGCCGACAGCCGCCAGCCGGTCGCCGACATCGCGGGGCGGACCCTGAACGTCGACGGCGGTGAGATCGCTCTGGATCGTGCACTCGTGGGCGTCCGGCGGCAGACGACGCGCGTCGACGTGACGTTCTACCACCCCGGATTTGCCGATCTGCCTGAGCAACAACGTCTTTCGGTGTGTTTCCTGGCGCTCGATGCTGCTATCGGTGAAGAGGCCACCGAGACTTGGATCGGCGAATTGACGCCCGCTACGCACCCTCCCATCGACGGCTTCGGTCTTGCAGGTCTGCGCGCGGTCGTCCGTGACCTCAAGGCCGAACACCTCGACGTCGACGGCGAGCCCGCCTGGATGGAGTTGCGCGGGCAGGGACGCAAAGGTGCGGTGAGTGGCGGTGCGCAGGTGCCGCTTGCCGCCGCGTGGGCGCCGCAGCTCAACAGCCACGTGAGCATCGCCGTGCCGTATGCCGATCGCGACGAGGCCGGGCTGCCCGGTCCTGCCGCGACCGAGGCGTTGCGGTCACTGCAACGGCATGTGACCGAACGGATGGAGGGTGCCGGCCGGGTCGTCGCGTTCGAGAGCAGCGCCGGCCTGCACGTGATGCACGCGTATGTCGAAGGCGACTCCCACGCCGCGGAGCAGATCCGCGCCGCGGTCCGCGGGTGGCCGGACGGGCAGGTGACGGTGGCCGTCGAGGACGACCCGGGGTGGTCCGGAGTGGCGCACCTGCGCGGCTGAGCCGTCGCAGTTCCAGGGACCGGGCACAGCACCGTTCGCGGCGTTGGCCCCGTTCCACGAGCACGACCTCCCGCGCGCGGCGTGTCCTGCCGGTGACGCTGCTGTGACGCATTCGAAACATGAGCATGATGGGGTGTACTGCGTGATCAAAGATGACGCGAAACTGCGGGTGCTGGTGGCCGAGGACGAGGCGCTGATCCGCCTCGACATCGCCGAGATGCTGCGAGAAGCCGGGTATGACGTGATCGCCGAGGTCGGCGACGGACGTCAGGCGGTCGATGTGGCACTGGACCTGCGACCCGACCTGGTCGTCATGGACGTCAAGATGCCGCTGTTGGACGGCATCAGTGCCGCCGACGAGATCGGCGCCGCCGGTGTCGCACCGGTCGTGATGCTCACGGCCTTCTCCGACAAGGAACTCGTCGAACGCGCCTCCGACGCAGGCGTCATGGCCTACGTCCTCAAACCGTTCACGATCGACGACCTGCGCCCGGCAATCACCGTGGCGCGCTCGCGGTGGACCGAGCGCAAGGCGTTGGAACAGGAGATCGCCGACCTCGGCGACCGGCTGGAGACGCGCAAGAGCCTCGATCGCGCCAAGGGAATCCTCATGACGCAGCTGGGCATCGACGAGCCCGGCGCCTTCCGCTGGATCCAGAAGACCGCCATGGACCGGCGGCTGGGAATGCGCGAAGTCGCGGACGCTGTCATCGCGGGTGCTGGCGAGCGCTGACAACGCTCCCGTCGAAGGTCTGCGCCATACAGAAGCACTGCTACATGGTGCCGGTTAGGTCACGAACCGGAAACGAAATGCATGGTTTGCTGAGAAAACACCCTGCGGGGCCTTAATTTTTCCGCAACGACGCTCCCAGCCCTGGGGTAGCGCGGCGTTTGAGGAGGAATTTCCGTGCGTGTTTCGCAAAAAGTGGCGATCCCGGTGGTTGCGCTCGCAGTGGTCCTGACCGGTTGTGCCAACAGCAGCTCCGGCTCCGGCTCCAGCAGCGACAGCAGCGGGCTGGCCGACGGCCTGACCAACCTGCCCGTCCAGAGTCAGATCGACGTCCCGGCGGATGCCGTGAAGCCGGCCGGTGACGGCAAGGCAGTGTGTGCCTCGACCACCGCGCTGGGCTATGTGGGTGCCGAGACCGGCGCCAACGCGCAGTTGGGCATCAACATCGTCAACGGTGTGAAGCTGGCGCTGAAGGAGCACAACGCGGCCAACCCGAACTGTCAGGTCAAGCTCAAGGAGTTCGACACCGAAGGCGACCCGACCAAGGCAACCGGTCCCGCTGTCCAGGCGACCAACGACAAGACCATCGTCGGTGTCGTCGGCCTTCCGTTCTCGGGCGAGTCCAAGGCCACGGGCAAGATCTTCGAGCAGGCCGGCCTGGCGCACATCACCCCGTCTGCCACCAACCCCACGCTGACCCAGAACGGCTGGACCACCTTCTTCCGGGGCCTGGCCAACGACAACGTGCAGGGCCCGGCAGCTGCGGAACTGGCCAAGAAGCTCGGGGCCAAGAAGGTCTTCGTCGTGCAGGACGACTCCGACTACGGCATCGGCCTGGCCAAGACGACCACCGACGCGCTCGGCAGTTCGCTGCTGGCCGGCACCGACAAGGTCACGACCGGGCAGAAGGACTTCTCCGCGACAGCACAGAAGGTCATCAACTCCAAGGCCGACGCGGTCTTCTACTCCGGTTACTACGCCGAGGGCGCGCCCTTCGACCAGCAGCTGGTGCAGAAGGGCTTCAAGGGCGTCTTCATCGGCCCCGACGGTGTCAAGGACCCACAGTTCATCAAGCAGGCGGGCAACGCGAGCACCAATGCGTACTTCACCTGCCCGTGCATCCCGGGTGACCTGATCCCCAGCTTCGCCACGGCATACAAGATGGTCTCCAACGGTCAGGCTCCCGGCACCTACTCCGTCGAGGGGTATGACGCCACGACGATCATGCTGACCGCCATCGACAAGGGGCAGAGCACCCGCGCGCAGATGAAGCAGTTCATCAAGACGTATGACGCGGACGGGCTGTCCAAGCGCTACAAGTGGAACGCCCAGGGTGAGCTCGAGGCGCTGCCGGTCTATGGCTACAAGGTTCAGGGCAGCGACATCGTCTCGGTCGGAGTCGTCAGCAAGAACTAATCACGACAGTCGCGAATGCGGCCCCTCTTCAACGGTTTTGGGGCCGCATTCGCGACGTCCGACCTGCCTCACCACTTCAAGGAGCCGATCACGTGCACAGCCTTGCCAGCAGCCTGGCTGCCGACGGCAGCTGGATCCAGTTCAACTGGGACTACCTGTTCCAGAATCTGGGTCCCGCCACCGTCGACGGTCTCACCTTCGGCGCGATCTACGCGCTCGTCGCCCTTGGGTACACACTCGTCTACGGCGTGCTGAACCTCATCAACTTCGCCCACTCCGAGGTCTTCATCTCCGGCGCCTACGCCGTGGTGTTCACCCTCTCGTGGCTCGGTTTCGGGCCGAATACGCCCAACCTGTCGCCGATCGCGATCGCCGGTGACCTGATCCTGGCGTGCGTCGCGGCGATGATCGTGTCGGCTTTGGTCGCGCTGCTGGTGGAACGGGTGGCGTACAAACCGCTACGTGACCGGGGCGCGCCGCGGCTGGCCTATCTGATCAGCGCGATCGGCGCGTCCTTCGCGATTCAGTACATCTTCTTCAACTGGCGCGGCTCGAACGCCGAACCTGCGGTGATCATGTTTCAGCCGAAGGCGATCTTCGACATCGGCGGCACGCTCATCGACAGCCAACAGCTGACGATCGTGATCGCAGCCGTCGTGATGATGGTCGGCGTCGACCAGTTCATCCGACGCACCCGGCTGGGCCGGGGAATCCGCGCGGTGGCGCAGGATCCCGACACCGCGA is a genomic window containing:
- a CDS encoding ANTAR domain-containing response regulator, translating into MIKDDAKLRVLVAEDEALIRLDIAEMLREAGYDVIAEVGDGRQAVDVALDLRPDLVVMDVKMPLLDGISAADEIGAAGVAPVVMLTAFSDKELVERASDAGVMAYVLKPFTIDDLRPAITVARSRWTERKALEQEIADLGDRLETRKSLDRAKGILMTQLGIDEPGAFRWIQKTAMDRRLGMREVADAVIAGAGER
- a CDS encoding DUF695 domain-containing protein, which encodes MPLFGKRRADAGPAIDQFWQWWHAQGARQASAAVGETPDPALVTELTERVVAIRPGLAWELAPGSASAQLLIVTADGDPDLRATARRWLRAAPEADVVWSYADSRQPVADIAGRTLNVDGGEIALDRALVGVRRQTTRVDVTFYHPGFADLPEQQRLSVCFLALDAAIGEEATETWIGELTPATHPPIDGFGLAGLRAVVRDLKAEHLDVDGEPAWMELRGQGRKGAVSGGAQVPLAAAWAPQLNSHVSIAVPYADRDEAGLPGPAATEALRSLQRHVTERMEGAGRVVAFESSAGLHVMHAYVEGDSHAAEQIRAAVRGWPDGQVTVAVEDDPGWSGVAHLRG
- a CDS encoding ATP-binding cassette domain-containing protein, translating into MTQVIEPRPLLRAQHVSFHYAPRRGISDINLDLWPGQITALAGENGTGKSTLVRCLTGDLSPEMGVVTIDGRPVASEPATVDRQGVSVVWQDLALCDNLDVAANLLLGDERSGIFLRDAPQHRKAARLLDRLGVPFGAPTNRRVGELSRGQKQLLAVARALRGAPKVLVLDEPTANLAIGWADQVEELADRLRRQGTSILLVTHDLDQMFRLADRIVVMHQGTIRAEVDPSDSHPDDIVALMRGQEPATSARHQLDRLQTLSDQLTTADPDQGLRLILEVMSRAFPTSGVAVHQSDQRAGVLRLVASTGLDALTDAAWQMLDSDATDNPLVRSIAVPGALSVEPVPSVDSGVWSATLADQPVQQVWCIPVRHDPDAPGVITMLMLHDQPPTALERDLVVLYADYVIGAMERAGAIRAQNEAAALRRSQELQRDFLSRLSHELRTPLTAIRGYASSLLQTDVTWDAESEARFLTRIAGESARLGRLVDDLLDFSAIEAELLRLNPDWCDLELILEAAVACVPQTTDRPIAVRCDPDIPPVWADHDRLEQVLVNLIDNSVRHTPPGTSVTVEARPVESAMVELTVADSGGGPPEYVLRNPFQVGRERRSSTAGAGLGLSIAKGMVDAHGGTIELENQGGKGTLWRIRIPIESTAAAVEHGR
- a CDS encoding branched-chain amino acid ABC transporter permease; this translates as MHSLASSLAADGSWIQFNWDYLFQNLGPATVDGLTFGAIYALVALGYTLVYGVLNLINFAHSEVFISGAYAVVFTLSWLGFGPNTPNLSPIAIAGDLILACVAAMIVSALVALLVERVAYKPLRDRGAPRLAYLISAIGASFAIQYIFFNWRGSNAEPAVIMFQPKAIFDIGGTLIDSQQLTIVIAAVVMMVGVDQFIRRTRLGRGIRAVAQDPDTATLMGVNKERIIMATFLIGGLLAGAAALFYVMKVPSGVIYNGGFILGIKAFTAAVLGGIGNIRGALLGGLLLGMIGNYGQYLLGDAQWTDVVCFVVLVLVLMVRPEGILGSNLAKVRA
- a CDS encoding branched-chain amino acid ABC transporter substrate-binding protein; the encoded protein is MRVSQKVAIPVVALAVVLTGCANSSSGSGSSSDSSGLADGLTNLPVQSQIDVPADAVKPAGDGKAVCASTTALGYVGAETGANAQLGINIVNGVKLALKEHNAANPNCQVKLKEFDTEGDPTKATGPAVQATNDKTIVGVVGLPFSGESKATGKIFEQAGLAHITPSATNPTLTQNGWTTFFRGLANDNVQGPAAAELAKKLGAKKVFVVQDDSDYGIGLAKTTTDALGSSLLAGTDKVTTGQKDFSATAQKVINSKADAVFYSGYYAEGAPFDQQLVQKGFKGVFIGPDGVKDPQFIKQAGNASTNAYFTCPCIPGDLIPSFATAYKMVSNGQAPGTYSVEGYDATTIMLTAIDKGQSTRAQMKQFIKTYDADGLSKRYKWNAQGELEALPVYGYKVQGSDIVSVGVVSKN
- a CDS encoding response regulator transcription factor, whose product is MTDTSAMSDRASSTRVLLVEDDPNIVDMIRSNLAVRGFETVVSVDGRDVLSTIEHEQPDIVLLDLMLPEADGLVLCQQIREQSNVGVIVVSARGGERDKVAALHMGADDYMTKPFSIEELLARITATLRRSRVMAPQSPASEVITIGALAVDLTGKNVTRQGQDVHLTPTEFALLRELLANRGKLLTHAQLLRRVWGPGYATETEYVRVYVRRLRAKLELEGEPPLILTHPRAGYRIAAEPWAGDMDSTSR